The Candidatus Bathyarchaeota archaeon genome includes the window TCTTTAAGGAATTTTTCCTCTCTGTCTGTGTAATCAAGATTTTCAAAGCTTGAATGGAATGTATCTTCAATATTTTCAAGAGTGTTTCCCAGTCTTTGTATAGCATTTTCAGCACTCTTCATGGCTTCATCTGTATAATCTATCTGCTTTCTATAATGTGTTGAAATGTAGAAATACCGTAAAGCATCAGGGGAATATTTTGAGATAACTTCATCAAATGATATGTAATTTCCCAGGCTCTTACTCATTTTTCTCCCTCCGACCATTAAGAATCCTATATGAATCCAGAAGCGGGCAAACTCCTTCCCGGTTAACCCCTCAGATTGGGCTATCTCGTTCTCGTGATGTGGGAATATGAGGTCCTCCCCCCCAGCATGGATATCCAGCGTGTCTCCGAGATATTTTCTTGACATCACGCTGCACTCGATATGCCAGCCAGGCCTCCCCCTTCCCCATGGCGACTCAAAGTAAATTCCACGTCTAATCTCCTCATCTGTCGACCTCTTCCAGAGGGCGAAGTCGCTCGGCCTCTCCTTATCATACTCGTCTCTCAACATTCGCTCAGTTGTCCTAACCGCTGAGAGGTCGATGCCGCTGAGCTTTCCATAGCCTGGAAACTTGCTGATATCATAGTATACTCCATCTTTAGAGACATAGGCCAGGCCCTTTTGAATAAGCTTCTCTATGAATTCTATCATCTCCGGCACGTTCTCCGTCGCCCTCGGATAGACGGTGGCTCGCCTTATATTGAGGATGTCCAATCCCCTCAGGAAGGATCGGGTGTATCTCTCCGTGAACTCCTTTAATGAGATCCCCTCTTTTCCCGAGTCCCTTATAGTCTTATCGTCTATATCGGTGATATTCATCACATAGAAAACCTGGTAACCTCTATACTCCAGCCATCTCCTTATAATATCTCCTACAAGAAAGCTTCTAAAGTTCCCGATATGGGGATCGCTGTAAACCGTGGGTCCGCAAAGGTACATCCTCACCTTCCCGGGCTCAAGAGGCTCGAATGGCTTCTTCCTCCTGGTCAAGGTGTCGTAGAATCTCAAGCCACTGACCTCAGAGTTCGACAACCTTTGATACCTCCAGTAAGATCCTAGAATGAGCTAGATCCAGGCTCTTTCCGTTGTCTACGGCACGCCATTTAGACACAATAGTCTCAATCGCCCTTATGGATCTAGCGAGGTTCTCTAAGAGTCCGAAAATTTAAGGTTTTCCCCACTTAGCTCCAGGGAGGCTGGAGTTCTAAGCTTGGACCTTTTCTCCCCCTTTTACCCTAGACGATGTTACATGGCGGGTATCACAATTGTTGAAACAAACCTCTTATCAATAAGTTTTCAGAGCTTTAATTGGTGTATGGAACTGTTCAAACTTGAGGGGATAATTCCACCAATGGTCACCCCCTTCAAAGAATCTGAAGAGCTTGATGAGGAAGCTCTTAGAAGGGAGGTTGGCCGCCTATTGGATGCGGGGGTCCATGGGTTGACTGTCTGCGGCAGCACTGGGGAGGGATATGCAATGACCTCCGAGGAGATCGGCCTAACAACCGCAATAGTTAAGGAGGAGGTGAAGGGAAGAGTTCCAGTGATAACAGGCATCATAGCCGATTCGGCTTGGGTGGCTTTGAGGCATGCGAGGGCTGCTAAGGAAGCTGGAGCCGATGCCCTGATGGTGACACCGGTTCACTATGTCTTCCAGCCTACAGAGGAAGGGGCATTAGATTATTTTAAGAGAATAGGGGAAGCCTTGGATCTCCCGATAGTCATATATAATGTTGTCCCGTGGGCTAACATCTCAGCCGAGTTAGCGGTCAAGTTAACCGGAATAAAGCAGATTCAGGGAATAAAACAGAGTGGTGGGGACATCCACGGCCTAGCGGATATGATCAGGGCCGTTGGGAACAGGATTCCCGTATTGACGGCCATAGATGATATGCTGTTCCCCTCCTTCCTCATAGGGGCTAAGGGTGCGATCGCCGCCATATGCACCATAGCTCCGCAGCTATGTTTGGAGCTATGGGAGGCTGCTAGAAGGGGTGATATAAAGACTGGGGTTGAGATCCATCATAGGCTTCTTCCGGTTTGGAGGGCTATCGGTAGGGGGGATATGCCTGCCAGAGCGAAGGAGGCGTTATCCCAGCTTGGGAGACCTGCAGGAATAGCCAGGAGTCCCCTTATACCAGTCGATGAGAGAGCTAGGGTGGAGATCCGGAAAGCCCTATTGGAGGCTGGGTTACTAGAGAAGTAGCCTCTCCCCCTTTCTCCCGCCTCATCCCTTTTCCAGTTTATTTAATCTCTCTATAAGCTTCTCTATGGAATCGCTCAACCGACGTCTCGCTATCTCGGATGCGATCTCACCCCTCGTCTCTTCTATCAGCCCTCTAGCTACATCCAGCTTCCTCCTTAGCCCCTTTAGGAATAGAGAGGCCTCCTCCATGGAGAGTAGCTCGAGATAGATGCGCTCCATCAACTCAAGATCCTCCCCAGCCCTTTCCACATCCCCCCTCCTCAACCCCTCAAGGGCCTCTCTGCGGAGCTCACCCACAACATCCCCAATACCCAGGATGTAGGCCTCAAGCGACACACCTATATCCTCTGGGATGGGTAGAATCCCCGAGGTCTTCAAACCGTAGAAGGCTGAGGCCTCTGCGTGCTCCTCCTCAGCCTCATGGATCTCCTCGATATATCTTAGATTATGCTCCCCCATCAGGGATTTTGCCCTAGCTAGGAGCTCCCTGGCCTCATCTATCCTCGAAATGGCTCCGCTCATGTCTCTTCCGTGGAGTAAGAGGATTGCCTGTTTTGATAGGATCCTGGCCCTCCTAGCCCTATCGATGATCTCCTCCCTCACCTTCTCCTTAGCCCTGAGCTCCTCGACCGCCCTCCTCACAATTTCGACCAGCAATCCTAACCCCCACAGAGGATTTCTCTGAGCGTCTTCGCTGTTATATTGCCGCCGCTAAGGATCAATACAACCTTTTCCCCCTTAAGCCGTTCCCTAAGCTTATAGCCCGCAGCCAGTGAGGCCGCTCCAGCCCCCTCGGCTATTGTATGAGCCTTCTCGACATATAATCTGATGGCATTCCTGATCTCCTCCTCCGAGACCAGTACAAAGTCATCTACCTGCTTCCTCATGATCTCTAGGGGAAGCTCAAAGGCCCTTCTGGTTGCGAGGCCGTCGGCCATCGTCTCAGCCGTGTCGGTCTCCACTATCCTCCCCCCCTTCCAGCTGAGATAGACGCTTGGGGCCTTCTCAGCCTGGACCGCTATCACCTCCACCTCTGGGCAGAATGCTTTAATAACCGTGCTAACGCCCGCCGCCCCTGAGCCGCCTCCGACGGGGACGATCACAGCATCCAGATCTGGTAGGTCTTCTATGATCTCGAGCCCTATGGTTCCAACTCCTGCTATTAGGTGGGGCTCATTCCCACTATGGATATATCTATATCCTCTCTCCTCAGCCAGCCTCTCAGCGTTCAGCCTAGCCTCCTCGAAATCCCTCCCCTCAGCTATTATTTTGGCTCCCAGGCTCCTTATGGCCTCAACCTTATCGGGGTTGGCGTTCTCAGGCACGCATATGTAAGCCTTGACTCCGAAGAGGCGGGATGCATATGCTATCGATTGACCATGGTTCCCAGTAGAGGCCGTTATGACTCCCCTATCCCTCTCCTCCGGGGCGAGTTGGGAGATTAGGTTAACCCCTCCCCTAACCTTGAAGGCTCCGGTGTACTGATAGTTCTCGTGCTTCACATAGGCTTCGAAGCCAAGGAGCTTGGAGAGTTGGGGGTAATGATGCAGCGGCGTCCTCACGATATAGGGCTGGATCCTCCTCCTAGCCCTGAATATATCCTCTAAAGTAGGCCTTTCTAACACCATCACCGTTCAGATCTCCAAAGATGACCTTATAACCACTAGCTTTTTCCATGCCCCTCGGTGGATCTTACCATCACAATATGCTTTTTAATAATAAATATTATATTTTTGAGATGAGATGTTGGATATTTCAATTCAACCCAGATAAGTTCAGATGATTTGGATGGATCAAGGAGAACAAGGAGGCTGAGCAGTGGTTAGTGACGCGCCACGAGTTGGATATCAGAAAGGGTGACAAAGTCGCCATCTGGACCTCAGGAAGAGACGCCGGGATCTATGCACTTAGTGAGGTTATCACGGAACCAAAGGATGAACCTCTCAACAAAGAAGAGGAAAAATATTTCAAAGAAAAATCATACAAGATTAAGTTTTTACAATACAAAAGCGTTTGGATTAAACATATAAAGATTTTCATTGAAAATCCCTTATCAAAAAGGGAGTGCATGGAAGACCAAATTCTTAAAAATATGGAAATTCTCAAAAAATTCAAACCACAAATGTAAAACTTACAAAAGGAGTGGAATAGAATAATAGAGCTTCTAGAAAGAAAAACTCAAAAATAAAAATATTTATTTAAGAATTCACAATATCTAATTGGTCGGTGAGCCGGTGGGCGGCTTCCGAGCCCAAAAAGGGCTTGAGGAAACTCCACCCACCAGGAAGGCCTGCGACGCCGCGAGGCGTAGGGCGAGAGCCCTGGCAACGGACAGAAACGAGACCTCCGCCCGCATGCGATGACTCGCCCGAAGCGTCGAGGACGCGAGCGGATCGGTTGAGACGACCGCCCCAGCAGGGTGAAAGGGCAAATAGCGTCGATGAACGCCTTCCCGAGACGCGGGTAGCCCCCTTAGCCGAATGCCGCCTAAAACAGAAGGTGGGTTACGGCCGGCACACCGACCAAAAACTAACTAAACTATTCAAATCATCGATCTGTATATTGAGATCAACTTTCTTAAGGCTCAATCAAGAGGAAGTACAAAATCAAGAGACATAGAACATAATGAGTGAGCGAAAACCTTTAATCTATCTATACCTTTTTACATGAAGGTGATGATCTTGAAAGAAAAATATCTAGGTGCAGAAATACTTGCAAAATGTCTACGTGATGAAGGGGTGAAGTATGTATTTGGCTTGGTTGGTCATGGAAACCTTCCCTTCATTGATGCTATAGATAAAGAAGGGATACAGTTCATATCTTGTCATCATGAAACAATTGCCGCTATGGCCGCAGATGGTTACTATAGGGCTAGCCATAGGCCTGGTGTTCTCTGTACAACCTGCACCCCAGGGGCACTAAATGCTCAGTTAGGCATAGCGACCGCAGCCGCCGATCACTCAGCAATAGTTCATATAACAGGAGATATCCCGCTACAATTTGCTGGAAAGGGGACTTATGAGGAGCTTGACATCAATGGTCCGGATTGGCAGTTTCATTCCCTCTTCCTGATGTTTAAACATGCATGGAAGGTATCGAACATCAAGCTACTCCCCGAGATCTTGGCAAATGCCTTTAATGTAGCCCTATCTGGATGCCCTGGCCCGGTTCTCATAGACATACCGTTTGATCTAGCCACAAAGGAGGTGGAGACAGGGCTCATCGAGATGAAGAAGAGGAGGCCGGGTAAACCCTCGGGGGATCCCAATCTCGTTGAGAGGGCGGCGGATCTACTATTGACTGCCAAATCGCCCGTGATATTTGTGGGAGGTGGCGTAAGCCTCTCGGAGGCTGCCGATGAGGTGCTTCAACTGGCCGAGCTATTGGGTGCGCCAATCGTCACTTCGATAATGGGCTCATGCGCCATTCCAGGAAAACACCCTCTCATGATGGGCCTAGTGGGAACTTATGGCATTGAAGGTGCCAACAAATTTGCGCGTCAGGCTGACGTTATATTGGCTGTTGGTGCGAGGTTTGAGGAGGAGGAGACCGCTATCTGGACTGATAATGTTTTTAGAATTCCTCCTACGAAGCTAATACAGATAGATATTGATCCCAAAATAATCGGTAAAAACTATCCCATAGAAATAGGGATTGTGGGAGATGCTAAAAACACGCTAATCAATTTGATTAGAATAATAAAAGGTAGGATTCATGGGTCACAAGCACTTAACAAAGATAGGATCGAGGAGGTTCATAAAGAAAAGGAAAAGCATTTTAAAAAAATAGAGCATCTAATAATCTCAACTGATAGGCCGGTGAGTGCTAGGCGTCTCCTGAAGGAGCTTGAAGATCGATTTCCAGAAAATGGAATCCTCGTCGTCGATCCAAGCTGGCCAAGGATAGGCTTAATCCAGCAATTCTTCCTCCCCGGTCCCACGAGGTGTTACATAGTAGGAGGGGTGCTCCCGATAGGTTGGAGTACTGCAGCCTCAATCGGCATCCAGCTTGCTAGGCCAGATTCTAAGGTTATAGCTATAAGTGGAGACGGAGGTTTCCTCCTGAATAATCAGGCAGTACTAACAGCAGTAGAATACGACCTGCCAATTCTCTGGATAATCATCAACAATGGCGCCTATTATGCACTAGAAGTGTTACAAAAAGCATACTTCGGGAAAAGCATTGGAAGTAGATTTATAAGACAAAAGACAGGACAACCCCTAGACATAAACTATGCAGAGTTGGCCAAAGTCTTCAAGGCGGATGGAGAGCGCATTCAGGATCCAGAAGAAATCGGACCAGCTATCGAAAGAGGGATAAGAGCGGTAAAACCATATATAATTGATTGCGTGGTAAATCCAGAAACTTCTAGGCTTGTAAGAGTGGGTCCAGTAACTTGGGAGTTTTTCTGGGAGGAGATGAGAGAAGTGAGAAAACGTTGAACGATTGGTTAACTCGATAACCCTTGAAGGAAAGATTGCCCTATCCGAACTGGTTGCGATATGCCCGATACCATCATCTGTGATGGAACCATTGAGTGGGCAAGAGGACAAGGATCATTTAAGTAATAGGGGTCACGCACTTGAGAGGCTCGGTCTTGCCGGAGACCAGCCTACTCGCAAGCTCGGGGTCACCTCTAATATTAATAATATAGCTCGAATCCTCAGCTATTCATTAGAGGTAGCCCAGAAATTCCCCTCAAAACTTATCGGAAGGTAACTCAATCCGGGTTGTATGATGAATTTATTCAAAGAGGTCAACATGGTCTTGTTTCTGTTTTGGGAAAACTCTTATT containing:
- a CDS encoding dihydrodipicolinate synthase family protein → MELFKLEGIIPPMVTPFKESEELDEEALRREVGRLLDAGVHGLTVCGSTGEGYAMTSEEIGLTTAIVKEEVKGRVPVITGIIADSAWVALRHARAAKEAGADALMVTPVHYVFQPTEEGALDYFKRIGEALDLPIVIYNVVPWANISAELAVKLTGIKQIQGIKQSGGDIHGLADMIRAVGNRIPVLTAIDDMLFPSFLIGAKGAIAAICTIAPQLCLELWEAARRGDIKTGVEIHHRLLPVWRAIGRGDMPARAKEALSQLGRPAGIARSPLIPVDERARVEIRKALLEAGLLEK
- a CDS encoding thiamine pyrophosphate-binding protein, with protein sequence MKVMILKEKYLGAEILAKCLRDEGVKYVFGLVGHGNLPFIDAIDKEGIQFISCHHETIAAMAADGYYRASHRPGVLCTTCTPGALNAQLGIATAAADHSAIVHITGDIPLQFAGKGTYEELDINGPDWQFHSLFLMFKHAWKVSNIKLLPEILANAFNVALSGCPGPVLIDIPFDLATKEVETGLIEMKKRRPGKPSGDPNLVERAADLLLTAKSPVIFVGGGVSLSEAADEVLQLAELLGAPIVTSIMGSCAIPGKHPLMMGLVGTYGIEGANKFARQADVILAVGARFEEEETAIWTDNVFRIPPTKLIQIDIDPKIIGKNYPIEIGIVGDAKNTLINLIRIIKGRIHGSQALNKDRIEEVHKEKEKHFKKIEHLIISTDRPVSARRLLKELEDRFPENGILVVDPSWPRIGLIQQFFLPGPTRCYIVGGVLPIGWSTAASIGIQLARPDSKVIAISGDGGFLLNNQAVLTAVEYDLPILWIIINNGAYYALEVLQKAYFGKSIGSRFIRQKTGQPLDINYAELAKVFKADGERIQDPEEIGPAIERGIRAVKPYIIDCVVNPETSRLVRVGPVTWEFFWEEMREVRKR
- a CDS encoding EVE domain-containing protein, whose amino-acid sequence is MTRHELDIRKGDKVAIWTSGRDAGIYALSEVITEPKDEPLNKEEEKYFKEKSYKIKFLQYKSVWIKHIKIFIENPLSKRECMEDQILKNMEILKKFKPQM
- the cysS gene encoding cysteine--tRNA ligase produces the protein MRFYDTLTRRKKPFEPLEPGKVRMYLCGPTVYSDPHIGNFRSFLVGDIIRRWLEYRGYQVFYVMNITDIDDKTIRDSGKEGISLKEFTERYTRSFLRGLDILNIRRATVYPRATENVPEMIEFIEKLIQKGLAYVSKDGVYYDISKFPGYGKLSGIDLSAVRTTERMLRDEYDKERPSDFALWKRSTDEEIRRGIYFESPWGRGRPGWHIECSVMSRKYLGDTLDIHAGGEDLIFPHHENEIAQSEGLTGKEFARFWIHIGFLMVGGRKMSKSLGNYISFDEVISKYSPDALRYFYISTHYRKQIDYTDEAMKSAENAIQRLGNTLENIEDTFHSSFENLDYTDREEKFLKEVVYQKMLFEESMDDDLDTPRALMSLHSISKIINEYILTKPNKGVLYKAYSIYRSLLDVLGLIESRKMKVDILNESLIDLIIQIRDRLRNQKMYEISDSIREELKKIGILLIDRPEGTVWRFEEKV
- a CDS encoding threonine/serine dehydratase codes for the protein MVLERPTLEDIFRARRRIQPYIVRTPLHHYPQLSKLLGFEAYVKHENYQYTGAFKVRGGVNLISQLAPEERDRGVITASTGNHGQSIAYASRLFGVKAYICVPENANPDKVEAIRSLGAKIIAEGRDFEEARLNAERLAEERGYRYIHSGNEPHLIAGVGTIGLEIIEDLPDLDAVIVPVGGGSGAAGVSTVIKAFCPEVEVIAVQAEKAPSVYLSWKGGRIVETDTAETMADGLATRRAFELPLEIMRKQVDDFVLVSEEEIRNAIRLYVEKAHTIAEGAGAASLAAGYKLRERLKGEKVVLILSGGNITAKTLREILCGG